A region from the Methanofollis liminatans DSM 4140 genome encodes:
- a CDS encoding GNAT family N-acetyltransferase: MGIMTVPADSGDLLRLKKEQIGPAAEMLARAFGQDPKMGYFVPDEGKRLEITRHHFEFLLRYGLIYGEVYATSPRLEGVAVWLPAKKVEITLWRALRAGLFQFRKGVGKEALERILSFSDYLDTLHRRHMPGPHHYLFFIGVDPACQGKGYASRLIRPVLARLDGKGLPCYLVTQNEQNVALYEHYGFRVIEKSLVPGTEVESWAMVREAGLSRS; encoded by the coding sequence ATGGGAATTATGACCGTTCCGGCTGATTCCGGCGACCTCCTCCGGCTCAAAAAGGAGCAGATCGGCCCTGCCGCCGAGATGCTCGCCCGGGCATTCGGGCAGGACCCGAAGATGGGCTATTTCGTTCCGGACGAAGGGAAACGCCTGGAGATCACACGCCATCACTTCGAGTTCCTGCTCAGGTACGGCCTGATCTACGGGGAGGTCTATGCGACATCGCCGCGGCTGGAGGGTGTCGCGGTCTGGCTCCCGGCAAAAAAGGTGGAGATCACCCTCTGGAGGGCCCTTCGGGCCGGGCTCTTCCAGTTCAGGAAGGGCGTCGGAAAAGAGGCCCTGGAACGCATCCTCTCCTTCTCAGACTACCTCGACACCCTCCACCGCCGGCATATGCCCGGCCCCCACCACTACCTCTTCTTCATCGGCGTCGACCCGGCCTGCCAGGGAAAAGGATATGCGAGCCGGCTGATCCGCCCGGTGCTCGCCCGCCTGGACGGGAAGGGGCTCCCCTGCTATCTCGTCACCCAGAACGAGCAGAACGTGGCGCTGTACGAGCACTACGGCTTCCGGGTGATCGAAAAGAGTCTCGTCCCCGGAACAGAGGTGGAGAGCTGGGCGATGGTGCGGGAGGCAGGACTCAGCCGGTCCTGA
- the pscS gene encoding O-phospho-L-seryl-tRNA:Cys-tRNA synthase, which translates to MKCTPDIDLRDVEEMNINIDPIQAAGRLTADAMKAVIAYGDGYSVCDNCRKPFRLDYIEKPPIATFHDDLAAFVGMDEARVVPGARRGFQAVAGTYVQKGDPVILTALSHYTEFIAVENAGGIPHEIPKDTNNIIRADAAAERIEEVTRASGRPPVLLFIDHVDYQFGNLHEVQEIARVAHGYDIPVLLNGAYTVGTMPVDGKALGVDFVVGSGHKSMAAPAPSGVLATTAERAEEVFRTTQIKGDLTGRTFGIKEVEMMGCTLMGVTLMGMMASFPHVRARVGRWDEELANARIVLDALRSIEGTVVKSEMPRRHTLTRVDTSASFDRIAETHKKRGFFLSSALNKKGIVGVIPGATKVWKFNTYGISRAQAEYVAAAYIEIAEENGLPVVSP; encoded by the coding sequence ATGAAGTGCACGCCAGATATCGATCTCCGCGACGTCGAGGAGATGAACATCAATATCGACCCGATCCAGGCGGCCGGCCGCCTGACCGCCGACGCGATGAAGGCGGTGATCGCCTACGGCGACGGCTACTCGGTCTGCGACAACTGCCGGAAACCCTTCCGCCTCGACTATATCGAAAAACCGCCGATCGCAACCTTTCACGACGATCTCGCCGCCTTCGTCGGGATGGACGAGGCGCGGGTGGTCCCGGGGGCGCGCCGGGGGTTCCAGGCGGTCGCCGGTACCTATGTGCAGAAGGGCGACCCGGTGATCCTCACCGCCCTCTCGCACTACACCGAGTTCATCGCCGTCGAGAACGCCGGCGGGATCCCGCACGAGATCCCGAAGGACACAAACAACATCATCAGGGCCGATGCCGCCGCGGAGCGGATCGAGGAGGTGACCCGCGCCTCAGGACGGCCGCCGGTCCTGCTCTTCATCGACCACGTCGACTACCAGTTCGGCAACCTCCATGAGGTGCAGGAGATCGCGCGGGTGGCGCACGGCTACGACATCCCGGTCCTCCTCAACGGCGCCTACACCGTCGGGACGATGCCGGTGGACGGCAAAGCCCTTGGCGTGGACTTCGTTGTCGGCTCCGGGCACAAGAGCATGGCAGCGCCCGCCCCTTCGGGCGTGCTGGCGACGACCGCCGAACGGGCGGAGGAGGTCTTCAGGACGACGCAGATCAAGGGCGATCTCACCGGTCGGACCTTCGGGATCAAGGAGGTGGAGATGATGGGCTGCACCCTGATGGGCGTGACCCTCATGGGCATGATGGCCTCCTTCCCGCACGTGCGGGCGCGGGTGGGCCGCTGGGACGAGGAACTGGCGAACGCCCGGATCGTCCTCGACGCCCTGCGGTCGATCGAGGGCACGGTCGTGAAGTCCGAGATGCCCCGCCGCCACACCTTAACCCGCGTCGATACCTCGGCGTCGTTTGATCGGATCGCCGAGACGCACAAAAAGCGCGGCTTTTTCCTCTCCTCGGCCCTGAACAAGAAGGGGATTGTCGGCGTGATCCCGGGGGCGACGAAGGTATGGAAGTTCAACACCTACGGGATCTCCCGGGCGCAGGCGGAGTACGTGGCCGCCGCCTATATCGAGATCGCAGAGGAGAACGGGCTTCCGGTCGTCTCCCCCTGA